One segment of Xanthomonas oryzae pv. oryzae DNA contains the following:
- a CDS encoding helix-turn-helix domain-containing protein: MLQIERTRGQSVRAISRILGRSPSTLSRELAKQDSTTYCARSACKRYRARRQLRTCSRSPEQQCQERQVDELQAGIEPSLAVLP; the protein is encoded by the coding sequence ATGCTCCAGATCGAGAGGACGCGCGGTCAAAGTGTGCGCGCGATTTCCAGGATTTTAGGCAGGAGCCCGTCGACATTGAGTCGGGAATTGGCCAAGCAGGACAGTACCACCTATTGCGCGCGCAGTGCGTGCAAGCGCTACCGCGCACGGCGTCAGCTTAGAACCTGTTCACGATCTCCTGAGCAGCAGTGCCAGGAACGCCAGGTGGATGAACTGCAAGCTGGTATTGAGCCTTCGCTCGCAGTTCTTCCATAG
- a CDS encoding ISL3-like element ISXoo13 family transposase has product MTAKVFEAALGIGAPWSVGAVEFDEATKVLTVPVDFKPGTRFKVSGQKGLHPVHDTVVKTYRHLNFFQHECYLKVRTPRVKLGDGSVRLVEPDFAGRLSGFTLLFEALVLMLSQQMPFAAVARIVGESAYRCMQVCNRYVEMALEQADFSDVTSLAIDETSRARGHDYVTLAADAQARRVIFVTEGRDAKAVKALAADLAAHGCPPEQITSVSIDMSPAFIKGVSDQLPNAQITFDKFHVVGHANAAVDKTRRIEQRTEKSLKGMRWTLLKDVFSLKPTAGAALHGLITAPKLTRTARAWLYKEQLREALDRKQINVMREMLKHWCVCVMRSKVEAMKEVAALVRRHMDGIVAWAQTRQTNGFLEAINGLFQSAKRRARGFKRLSTIKTVIFLIAGKLDFQTFNPHARQPT; this is encoded by the coding sequence ATGACGGCCAAGGTGTTTGAAGCGGCGCTGGGGATCGGCGCGCCGTGGTCGGTAGGCGCGGTCGAGTTCGACGAAGCGACCAAGGTGTTGACGGTGCCGGTGGACTTCAAGCCGGGCACGAGGTTCAAGGTATCGGGCCAAAAGGGGCTGCATCCGGTTCATGACACCGTGGTCAAGACCTACCGGCACCTGAACTTTTTCCAGCACGAGTGCTACCTGAAGGTTCGCACGCCGCGTGTGAAGCTTGGGGACGGATCGGTTCGCCTGGTCGAGCCGGACTTCGCTGGGCGGTTGTCGGGCTTCACGCTGTTGTTCGAGGCGCTGGTGCTGATGTTGTCGCAGCAGATGCCGTTCGCGGCCGTTGCGCGCATCGTGGGCGAGTCGGCGTACCGGTGCATGCAGGTGTGCAACCGCTATGTCGAGATGGCCCTGGAGCAGGCCGACTTCAGCGACGTCACGTCGCTGGCCATCGACGAGACGTCGCGCGCTCGCGGCCACGACTATGTGACCTTGGCTGCCGACGCCCAGGCGCGACGCGTGATCTTCGTGACTGAGGGGCGGGACGCCAAAGCCGTGAAGGCGCTGGCTGCCGATCTGGCAGCTCATGGCTGCCCTCCCGAACAGATCACCTCGGTGAGCATCGACATGTCGCCCGCGTTCATCAAGGGCGTAAGCGACCAGTTGCCCAACGCGCAGATCACCTTCGACAAGTTCCACGTTGTCGGACATGCGAACGCGGCCGTGGACAAAACCAGGCGCATCGAGCAGCGCACCGAGAAGTCCCTCAAGGGCATGCGCTGGACGCTGCTCAAGGATGTCTTCAGCCTCAAACCGACGGCCGGCGCAGCATTGCACGGGCTGATCACGGCACCCAAGCTCACACGGACGGCCCGCGCGTGGCTCTACAAGGAGCAGTTGCGCGAGGCGCTTGACCGAAAGCAGATCAACGTGATGCGCGAGATGCTCAAGCACTGGTGCGTCTGCGTGATGCGATCCAAGGTCGAGGCGATGAAGGAAGTCGCAGCCCTCGTGCGCCGCCACATGGACGGCATCGTCGCCTGGGCGCAGACCCGTCAGACCAACGGCTTCCTTGAAGCCATCAATGGCCTGTTCCAGTCCGCCAAGCGCAGAGCTCGCGGCTTCAAACGCCTGTCCACCATCAAGACCGTCATCTTCCTGATTGCCGGCAAGCTGGACTTCCAAACGTTCAACCCGCATGCCCGGCAACCCACTTGA